Part of the Thermodesulfovibrionales bacterium genome, ATCGATATTGGGACGAACGGTGAACTTCTCCTTGGAAACAAAGATAGGGTCTGCTCCACTTCCTGCGCGACGGGACCCGCCTTTGAAGGAGCACAGATAAAGTTCGGCATGAGGGCTGCGCCGGGGGCAATCGAAAAGGTGAAGATCGATCCGGTGACTAGGGAACCCCAGTATAAGGTCATCGGAAAGGCTGACTGGCACACCCACATAGAAGGCAAGATCAACGCCAAGGGCATCTGCGGTTCCGGAATCATTGATGTCATTGCCGAAATGTTCAAGGCAGGCATCATCGACAAGACCGGCAAGTTCGTGATGAACCTCGGGACCAACAGGGTGAGGCCGGACGTGGACGGGAAACCCGAGTACGTTCTCGCTTGGGCTGAGGAGACATCGATCAATACCGATGTCACGGTGACTCAGGGAGATGTCCGTGCGCTCCAGCTCGCGAAGGGTGCCCTTTATACCGGAGCGAAACTCATGATGCAGAAGATGGGCGTGACGAAGCTCGACCGGGTCGAACTCGCCGGAGCCTTCGGCAGCCACATAGACAGGGAGGCCTCACTGACCCTCGGCATGTTCCCTGACGTTCCCATCGACAAGGTCATTGTCGTAGGGAATGCAGCAGGTGACGGTGCGAGAATGGCACTCCTTAACAAGGACAAACGGCGCGAGGCCGACGAACGCGCACGCTGGGTGCAGTTCGTCGAGATAGCGACGGAACCGACTTTTGAGAAGGAGTTCATGCAGGCGATGCATATCCCGCACATGAAGGACAAATATACGAATCTCAAGGCGATGCTCGAGGAACAGAAGGCCCCGATAGCGCCGAGCATAAAAGGGTAGTTTTTTGTTTCATTTC contains:
- a CDS encoding ASKHA domain-containing protein encodes the protein FVPERSRAGKQVVRKAARELTIALDPAVKKYTLSFTRPTLHDMTTGDYERVIKALEDDYGLKGVTFDFLALRTLQDALREGNWTATFTVWMGREIIKVEPGHVDVCYGLAVDIGTTTCVGYLCDLSTGKVINTESMMNPQVPYGEDVMSRITYAMTNPTGLETMQNAIIAGLNEIIEKVVIEIKKDGPHPGYEIDDLTIVFNTAMHHIFLGLNPVYIGRSPFIPAVQRSLNIKARDLALKINPAGYIHVLPIEAGFVGADNVGVLIAQEQYFQDEMVLVIDIGTNGELLLGNKDRVCSTSCATGPAFEGAQIKFGMRAAPGAIEKVKIDPVTREPQYKVIGKADWHTHIEGKINAKGICGSGIIDVIAEMFKAGIIDKTGKFVMNLGTNRVRPDVDGKPEYVLAWAEETSINTDVTVTQGDVRALQLAKGALYTGAKLMMQKMGVTKLDRVELAGAFGSHIDREASLTLGMFPDVPIDKVIVVGNAAGDGARMALLNKDKRREADERARWVQFVEIATEPTFEKEFMQAMHIPHMKDKYTNLKAMLEEQKAPIAPSIKG